In one window of Fictibacillus phosphorivorans DNA:
- a CDS encoding methyl-accepting chemotaxis protein: protein MKLTLRKKLVGSFLTIAVLFAATCGVFFYFIKDMQQTYSELLDRRTEIYNNAKEIELQATVQNSSVREYLLEQSTESKQKLTGANERINTLVTNTMKLVKAKADKDRLEKIYYLNNDYKTESDRVLQNSMSNMEAANEYAKSTLFPLGRDMRAVTEEMGKRQANLLAEGKVVVADEEKFVVSLITILGIVIVVAALAIGYTISLMISRPVVRMSNMLNDIADGDLTMDPISIKNKDEIGMLADGINHMGSNLAALIRQVRATAEQVAASSEELTASAEQTSMATEQIATTIGEVAGGSQEQVRTVDDIVEAMNQLSAGIQQIAVSMQNMSEASSRSMQVAEGGNETIQKTIGQMDAIHTSMDSTSQVVKDLGEQSQEITNIVDVITDIAGQTNLLALNAAIEAARAGEQGRGFAVVADEVRKLAEQSSASASQIGQLITSIQELTEKAVAAMKNGTIEVNGGRELVYQSGEAFKSLYDTVAEVSGQVSDISAATEQMTASTEHVVGSIDVISSMAETAASSTQEVSASAEEQLASMQEISSSSIALSQLAEEMNEAINKFKV, encoded by the coding sequence ATGAAACTGACGTTGAGAAAAAAGCTAGTAGGATCTTTTTTAACGATTGCTGTTCTTTTTGCGGCAACTTGTGGGGTCTTCTTCTATTTTATAAAAGACATGCAACAGACATACAGTGAACTGTTAGACAGAAGAACGGAAATCTATAACAATGCGAAAGAAATTGAACTCCAAGCGACCGTTCAAAACAGCAGTGTCCGGGAATACTTGCTTGAGCAATCGACCGAAAGCAAGCAAAAGCTGACAGGCGCAAACGAAAGAATTAATACACTCGTAACTAACACGATGAAGCTTGTTAAAGCTAAGGCCGATAAAGATAGACTTGAGAAGATCTATTATTTGAATAATGATTACAAAACAGAATCAGACCGTGTACTCCAAAACTCCATGAGTAACATGGAAGCTGCAAATGAATATGCGAAGAGCACTCTTTTTCCATTAGGCAGAGACATGAGAGCCGTAACTGAAGAGATGGGTAAGCGACAAGCAAACCTGTTGGCTGAAGGTAAAGTAGTTGTTGCAGACGAAGAGAAGTTTGTAGTCTCGCTCATCACGATTTTAGGAATTGTTATTGTTGTGGCTGCACTTGCAATCGGTTACACGATTTCCCTCATGATCTCAAGACCTGTTGTAAGAATGTCCAACATGTTAAATGATATAGCGGACGGTGATCTGACGATGGATCCGATCTCAATTAAAAACAAAGACGAGATTGGTATGCTCGCAGATGGCATCAACCATATGGGATCAAACCTTGCCGCCCTAATCAGACAAGTAAGAGCCACAGCTGAACAAGTGGCAGCATCTTCTGAAGAATTAACCGCTTCAGCTGAGCAAACGAGTATGGCAACAGAACAGATCGCAACAACGATAGGCGAGGTAGCTGGAGGGTCTCAAGAACAAGTTCGTACTGTAGACGATATCGTAGAAGCCATGAACCAGCTTTCTGCAGGTATTCAACAGATCGCAGTAAGTATGCAGAACATGTCTGAAGCCTCATCTCGTTCAATGCAAGTAGCAGAAGGCGGAAATGAAACGATACAAAAGACGATCGGCCAGATGGATGCAATCCACACTTCTATGGACAGCACCTCTCAAGTTGTGAAGGATCTTGGTGAGCAGTCTCAAGAAATTACGAATATTGTTGACGTGATAACGGATATTGCCGGTCAAACAAATCTATTAGCACTGAATGCCGCGATCGAGGCAGCTCGTGCAGGAGAACAAGGCAGAGGATTTGCAGTAGTTGCTGATGAAGTAAGAAAATTAGCAGAACAATCATCTGCATCTGCGTCTCAGATCGGTCAACTGATCACTAGCATACAGGAACTAACTGAAAAAGCTGTCGCTGCAATGAAGAACGGTACGATAGAAGTGAATGGCGGTAGAGAACTTGTCTATCAATCAGGAGAAGCGTTCAAAAGTCTGTACGATACAGTTGCAGAAGTTTCTGGTCAAGTGAGCGATATTTCAGCCGCTACAGAACAGATGACAGCAAGTACTGAGCATGTTGTTGGCTCAATTGATGTGATCTCATCGATGGCAGAAACAGCCGCTTCGTCCACGCAAGAAGTTTCTGCTTCTGCAGAAGAACAACTAGCAAGCATGCAGGAAATCTCATCTTCCTCGATCGCATTATCTCAACTAGCTGAAGAGATGAATGAAGCGATAAATAAATTTAAAGTGTAA
- a CDS encoding YbjQ family protein: MIVVTTENIKGYDVKEVKGSAFGVVVRARGIGGDIMAGLRGIMGGEIKEYTSMLEDARKQAVDRMVKNATEMGGNAIIMMRFDSGEMGNNMSEIVAYGTVVVIEKQ, translated from the coding sequence ATGATCGTCGTTACCACTGAGAACATTAAAGGCTATGATGTGAAGGAAGTAAAAGGTTCTGCTTTTGGAGTCGTTGTCCGTGCTCGTGGAATCGGCGGCGACATCATGGCAGGATTGAGAGGCATCATGGGCGGAGAAATTAAAGAGTACACAAGCATGCTGGAAGATGCCCGAAAGCAAGCCGTTGATCGAATGGTTAAAAATGCAACGGAGATGGGTGGGAATGCAATCATCATGATGCGCTTTGATTCTGGAGAGATGGGCAATAACATGAGCGAGATCGTTGCATATGGAACGGTTGTCGTCATTGAAAAACAATGA
- a CDS encoding FAD-binding oxidoreductase, translated as MTKSDLLLEMQKITSEKRATQNETVLWQHSHDESYHHPVSPDVVVYPISSDEISSILKFANENKIPVVPYGAGSSLEGHCIPVKGGITLNFQEMTEVLEIRPDDFLVKVQPGVTRTQLNLALKKFGLFFPVDPGADATIGGMAATNASGTTSVKYGIMRDQVRNLQVVLADGQIIQTGGMAAKSSAGYHLTSMFVGSEGTLGIFTEITLKVYGIPEAVLAARCTFPSVQTAVEAASAVLGSGTGIARMELVDERSIVQVNHNSDTAYTEAPTLFLEFQGNPASVTYEASLTKELLESFGGLEWVEEHDSKARAKLWEARHHLAYAFKHGYPGKSMMFTDVCLPLSELSGAIVHARETMDEVGVPGAVLGHVGDGNFHAILMYDGSILEEREKADLVNARIVDYALQKGGTCTGEHGVGIGKAKYLAKEHADTLPIMLAIKKQLDPNDILNPGKIIL; from the coding sequence ATGACAAAGTCAGATCTTTTGCTTGAAATGCAGAAAATAACTTCTGAAAAACGTGCCACACAAAATGAAACGGTTCTCTGGCAGCATAGCCACGATGAATCTTATCACCACCCAGTTTCTCCTGATGTTGTTGTATACCCGATATCATCAGATGAGATTTCTTCTATATTAAAATTCGCAAATGAAAACAAAATTCCTGTTGTGCCTTATGGAGCCGGTTCTAGTCTTGAGGGCCACTGTATACCCGTAAAAGGCGGCATCACACTAAACTTTCAAGAAATGACTGAAGTGCTGGAAATTCGTCCAGACGACTTTCTAGTGAAAGTACAGCCTGGCGTCACACGCACTCAGCTAAACCTAGCCCTAAAAAAATTCGGATTGTTCTTTCCCGTGGATCCTGGAGCTGATGCTACGATCGGTGGGATGGCAGCAACGAATGCAAGTGGAACTACAAGCGTAAAATATGGAATCATGCGCGACCAAGTAAGAAACCTTCAAGTCGTACTAGCGGATGGACAGATTATTCAAACGGGAGGTATGGCTGCTAAATCTTCAGCCGGCTATCACTTAACCTCCATGTTTGTAGGCTCTGAAGGGACTCTCGGGATTTTTACTGAGATCACATTAAAAGTTTACGGAATTCCTGAGGCAGTACTTGCAGCAAGGTGTACCTTTCCTTCTGTTCAAACCGCAGTTGAAGCAGCGAGTGCCGTTCTTGGCTCTGGCACAGGAATCGCGAGGATGGAGTTAGTCGATGAACGTTCGATCGTTCAAGTGAACCACAATAGTGATACGGCTTATACGGAAGCGCCTACCCTATTTTTAGAGTTTCAAGGAAACCCCGCAAGTGTTACATATGAAGCATCACTCACAAAGGAGTTACTCGAGAGCTTTGGAGGACTAGAATGGGTAGAGGAACATGATTCTAAAGCACGAGCAAAGCTTTGGGAAGCGAGACACCATCTAGCTTATGCATTTAAACATGGCTATCCTGGAAAATCAATGATGTTCACGGATGTTTGTCTTCCACTCTCAGAGTTATCCGGAGCCATCGTACACGCGAGAGAAACGATGGATGAGGTCGGTGTACCCGGTGCAGTGCTCGGGCATGTGGGTGACGGTAACTTTCATGCCATCTTGATGTACGATGGCTCGATTTTGGAAGAGCGTGAAAAAGCAGATCTGGTCAACGCTCGTATCGTAGATTATGCTCTCCAAAAAGGCGGCACTTGTACTGGAGAGCATGGTGTAGGTATCGGAAAAGCAAAATATTTAGCTAAGGAACATGCTGATACTCTTCCCATCATGTTAGCTATAAAAAAACAATTGGATCCAAACGACATTTTAAACCCAGGTAAGATCATATTATAG
- a CDS encoding BsuPI-related putative proteinase inhibitor, producing MIKCRINNWHVILILLCISIVVTGCGNNDSQNQSEGRDQPVIGDGKKDDKKKQSPEGGKEERSGQDGQNGIVAGSIESTINIQEQQNAKGILFRYELKNQTEKEKVFQFSSSQKFDYVIKDKNGKIVYQYSKNHMFMQVLTSLKLKQADVFKQDILVNKLEPGAYTLEVWLTPTGETEDYRQKITFNWN from the coding sequence ATGATAAAATGTAGAATAAATAACTGGCATGTTATACTGATCCTATTATGTATTTCGATAGTCGTTACAGGTTGTGGAAACAATGACAGCCAAAACCAATCCGAGGGGAGAGATCAACCGGTGATAGGTGATGGTAAAAAAGACGATAAGAAGAAACAAAGTCCTGAGGGTGGCAAAGAAGAACGATCTGGACAAGATGGTCAGAACGGCATCGTTGCAGGAAGTATTGAGAGTACCATCAATATTCAAGAACAGCAGAATGCAAAAGGTATTCTATTTCGATATGAATTAAAAAATCAAACAGAAAAAGAGAAGGTCTTTCAATTTTCGTCTAGTCAAAAATTTGATTATGTGATCAAAGACAAGAATGGAAAAATTGTTTACCAATACTCAAAAAACCATATGTTTATGCAGGTTCTTACTTCGTTAAAATTGAAGCAAGCGGATGTATTTAAGCAGGACATTTTAGTAAATAAGCTTGAGCCAGGAGCCTACACACTTGAAGTGTGGTTGACACCAACTGGAGAAACAGAAGATTATAGACAAAAAATCACTTTTAATTGGAACTGA
- a CDS encoding ATP-dependent Clp protease ATP-binding subunit, which yields MRCEQCEVNPATIQMSISMNKEKKQFVLCSNCYHKVKQEMTTGGGMNMNFSSFDDIFQQMMNGQAFADQANNHQHQQTQKGKRGGGGFLDKFGRNLTDAAKAGIIDPVIGRDQEVRRVIEILNRRTKNNPVLIGEPGVGKTSIAEGLASKIVEGKVPAKLLNKEVYLLDVASLVADTGVRGQFEERMKQLIAELQKRKNVILFVDEVHQIVGAGSAEGSMDAGNILKPALARGELQMVGATTLKEYRQIEKDAALERRFQPVIVNEPTTDEAFEILKGLASRYEDYHQVKFTEEALKACVTLSHRYIQDRFLPDKAIDLMDEAGSKSNLQHITIEKSSIEERLEEIVKEKEKAAADENYELAAKLRQEELVLDEKLKTQEEDKKAAIVQVEDIQLIVEQKTGIPVRKLQSDEQSKMKELALKLSAQVIGQDEAVEKVAKAIRRSRAGLKAKKRPIGSFLFVGPTGVGKTELTKTLAKEIFGDEESMIRLDMSEYMEKHAVSKLIGSPPGYVGHEEAGQLTEQIRRKPYSILLLDEIEKAHPDVQHMFLQIMEDGRLTDSQGRTVSFKDTVIIMTSNAGSAVKQTKKLGFNTEEVEKETQILDSLGGYFKPEFLNRFDSIVQFQSLKEEHLVKIVDLMLQELANQLKDQNISITVTSAAKQKLAKLGYHPAFGARPLRRIIQEHIEDKIADVLLDDENVEKLTVNVAEGQIVVKKA from the coding sequence ATGCGTTGTGAACAATGTGAAGTTAATCCTGCTACGATTCAAATGAGTATCTCTATGAATAAAGAAAAGAAACAATTTGTGCTTTGCTCTAATTGTTATCATAAAGTGAAACAAGAAATGACTACTGGGGGAGGAATGAACATGAATTTTTCTTCTTTCGATGATATTTTTCAACAGATGATGAATGGTCAAGCATTTGCAGATCAGGCTAACAATCATCAGCATCAACAAACTCAAAAAGGAAAACGAGGCGGCGGAGGCTTCTTAGATAAATTTGGTCGTAACTTAACAGATGCGGCAAAAGCAGGAATCATTGATCCTGTCATCGGACGGGATCAAGAGGTACGTCGTGTTATTGAAATCTTGAACCGTCGTACAAAAAATAATCCGGTATTAATCGGTGAACCTGGTGTTGGTAAAACATCAATCGCTGAAGGCTTAGCTAGTAAGATTGTAGAAGGCAAAGTACCAGCAAAGCTTCTGAACAAAGAAGTCTACCTGCTAGATGTTGCTTCTCTCGTTGCAGATACAGGCGTAAGAGGTCAGTTTGAAGAACGAATGAAACAACTGATCGCAGAACTTCAAAAACGCAAGAACGTTATTCTTTTTGTAGACGAAGTGCATCAGATCGTAGGAGCCGGTTCTGCAGAAGGATCAATGGACGCAGGAAACATTCTAAAACCTGCACTCGCTCGTGGTGAACTTCAGATGGTTGGAGCAACCACACTTAAAGAATATCGCCAAATTGAAAAAGATGCGGCGTTAGAACGACGATTCCAGCCTGTTATCGTTAACGAACCAACGACAGATGAAGCGTTTGAAATTCTTAAAGGACTTGCTTCGCGTTATGAGGACTATCACCAAGTTAAATTTACTGAAGAAGCTTTAAAAGCTTGTGTGACTTTATCACATCGATATATTCAAGACCGATTCTTGCCAGATAAAGCGATTGATCTTATGGATGAAGCAGGTTCAAAGAGTAATCTTCAACACATTACGATTGAGAAATCATCCATTGAAGAGCGCTTAGAAGAAATCGTTAAAGAAAAAGAAAAAGCTGCAGCAGATGAAAACTATGAACTCGCAGCTAAGCTTCGACAAGAAGAACTGGTACTCGATGAGAAACTCAAAACTCAAGAAGAAGATAAAAAGGCTGCGATTGTTCAAGTAGAAGATATCCAGCTTATCGTTGAACAGAAAACAGGAATTCCGGTTCGAAAACTTCAAAGTGACGAACAGTCTAAGATGAAAGAGCTCGCTTTAAAACTTTCAGCTCAAGTAATCGGACAAGATGAAGCCGTTGAAAAGGTAGCAAAAGCAATTCGCAGAAGCCGTGCAGGGTTAAAAGCGAAAAAGCGTCCAATCGGTTCCTTCTTATTTGTAGGACCAACGGGTGTAGGTAAAACAGAATTAACCAAAACCTTAGCTAAGGAAATCTTTGGTGATGAAGAAAGCATGATTCGCCTCGACATGAGCGAATACATGGAAAAGCATGCCGTGTCTAAGTTGATCGGTTCACCTCCCGGATATGTAGGACATGAAGAAGCTGGGCAACTTACAGAACAAATTCGTCGTAAACCATATAGCATACTGCTACTCGATGAGATTGAAAAAGCTCATCCAGACGTTCAGCACATGTTTCTTCAAATCATGGAGGATGGTAGACTGACTGACAGCCAAGGCCGTACAGTAAGTTTTAAAGATACCGTGATCATTATGACAAGTAATGCGGGATCAGCTGTAAAACAAACGAAGAAATTAGGGTTTAATACTGAAGAGGTTGAAAAAGAGACGCAGATTTTAGATTCTTTAGGCGGCTATTTCAAACCAGAATTTCTTAACCGTTTTGATAGCATCGTCCAATTCCAGTCATTAAAAGAAGAACACCTTGTGAAGATTGTAGATCTGATGCTGCAAGAGCTTGCGAATCAACTAAAAGATCAAAACATTTCAATCACAGTAACTTCTGCTGCAAAACAAAAACTTGCTAAACTAGGATATCACCCAGCATTCGGAGCAAGACCACTTCGTCGAATCATTCAAGAACACATCGAAGATAAAATTGCGGATGTCCTTTTAGATGACGAGAATGTCGAGAAGCTCACAGTAAATGTTGCAGAAGGACAAATTGTTGTGAAAAAAGCGTAA
- a CDS encoding putative holin-like toxin translates to MGMTVFEAMSLMIGFSMLVLTIIRSKDDS, encoded by the coding sequence ATGGGGATGACAGTATTTGAAGCGATGTCACTCATGATTGGTTTTTCAATGCTTGTTCTTACCATAATCCGCTCCAAAGATGATTCATAA
- a CDS encoding penicillin acylase family protein, whose amino-acid sequence MESTLQKKKSVKRLSWKKSLVIIGMAIVVILAVAAGTAYFLLQKSKPVISGAIPLTGLQANVDVYRDKDGVPHIEAKSMKDLFMAQGFVTAQDRLFQMDLSRRQASGMLSEVIGEKTLTRDKFFRTLGLRRAAEASYDEYSSEMKQYLSWYADGVNAYMNQAKKNNTLPVEFLLVGYEPKKWTPVDSLVIGKYMAFDLGGHWEGQAFRYYLTETFSKEKALDLFPGYPKDAPTILDNLQTEVIDFEKSFAGSVIPNYHNGSNNWVVSGKKTKSGKPLLANDPHLSLGTPSIWYQAHLKAPDYEVSGVIFAGIPGIIVGHNKTIAWGVTNVGPDVQELYVEKRNSKNPYEFQYLANWEEAEVVKEKIKVKDKVDIDYEVVITRHGPIISEFAHHDKPGTALSLKWTALQPSKELEAVIMMNRSKNWTQFEKALESFHTPAQNFVFASTDGTIAYKANGLIPIRKQEYTSLPVPGWTDQYEWEGYIPWDELPTSVNPEKGYIATANNKVTADSYPYHISDTFAQPYRQQRIVEVLEGKEKLTAKDMKSLQFDQKNKQAEEMLPIFIQQVMKKPLDDKEKKVISLLQRWDHTDSKDSAAPLIFHIWMSKFSDELFKEEISEEMLKMFDGREQVVDELIRKANAGDAGPWIRENGGLEKVTQLSFESMITFLSEEFGEDPSKWEWGDFHRLTFEHPLAAIKPLHLLFNPPTQSMGGSRVTVGVAGWDRETGNITHGGAWRMVIDMSDTSRSYHVVGPGQSGHVLSPWYKDQVEDWATGKYHETDLDQKKRPKDQHLVLKPE is encoded by the coding sequence GTGGAGAGTACGCTTCAGAAAAAAAAGTCTGTTAAACGGTTATCTTGGAAAAAAAGTTTAGTGATCATCGGAATGGCTATCGTTGTCATCCTAGCGGTTGCAGCGGGTACAGCTTATTTTTTGCTGCAAAAAAGCAAGCCTGTAATCAGTGGGGCTATTCCTCTAACCGGACTTCAAGCAAATGTAGATGTTTATAGAGATAAAGACGGGGTTCCTCATATTGAAGCGAAATCAATGAAAGATTTATTCATGGCTCAAGGTTTTGTAACCGCTCAAGACAGGCTGTTTCAAATGGATTTGAGCAGAAGGCAAGCCTCAGGAATGCTCAGTGAAGTTATTGGGGAAAAAACACTCACTCGTGATAAGTTTTTTAGGACACTAGGTTTAAGGAGAGCGGCAGAAGCTTCTTATGATGAGTATTCTTCAGAAATGAAACAATATTTGTCATGGTACGCAGATGGTGTGAACGCTTATATGAACCAAGCGAAGAAGAATAACACGCTACCTGTAGAATTCTTGCTTGTTGGGTATGAGCCAAAGAAATGGACGCCAGTTGATTCGCTCGTAATTGGAAAATATATGGCTTTCGATCTTGGTGGACATTGGGAAGGACAAGCGTTTCGTTATTACTTAACAGAAACGTTTTCTAAGGAAAAAGCTCTAGACTTATTTCCAGGATATCCGAAGGACGCGCCAACCATTTTAGACAATCTGCAAACAGAAGTCATTGATTTTGAAAAAAGTTTCGCAGGATCGGTCATTCCAAACTATCATAATGGCAGTAACAATTGGGTAGTTTCGGGCAAAAAGACGAAATCGGGTAAACCTCTCCTTGCCAACGATCCTCACCTCTCATTAGGAACACCGTCTATCTGGTATCAGGCGCATCTAAAAGCTCCTGATTATGAGGTTTCTGGTGTTATATTTGCAGGAATACCAGGCATCATTGTGGGTCATAACAAGACGATCGCGTGGGGGGTTACGAACGTAGGGCCGGATGTTCAGGAACTATACGTAGAAAAAAGAAACTCAAAGAACCCTTATGAATTTCAGTACTTAGCAAATTGGGAAGAAGCTGAGGTGGTAAAAGAGAAAATTAAAGTAAAGGACAAAGTGGATATCGATTACGAAGTAGTGATCACAAGGCATGGACCCATTATCTCTGAATTTGCACATCATGATAAACCAGGTACAGCTCTCTCGTTAAAATGGACAGCTCTTCAACCGTCAAAAGAGCTCGAAGCTGTCATTATGATGAACCGCTCAAAAAACTGGACTCAGTTTGAAAAAGCGCTGGAATCGTTTCATACACCTGCACAAAATTTTGTTTTTGCGAGTACAGACGGAACGATTGCATACAAAGCAAACGGGTTGATCCCTATTCGGAAACAAGAGTATACGTCACTTCCTGTTCCGGGATGGACAGATCAATATGAGTGGGAAGGATATATCCCGTGGGATGAACTGCCAACAAGTGTTAACCCAGAAAAGGGATATATTGCGACTGCGAACAATAAAGTTACTGCTGATTCATATCCTTATCATATTTCAGATACATTTGCTCAACCTTATCGGCAACAACGAATCGTAGAAGTTCTTGAAGGGAAAGAAAAGCTTACGGCAAAAGACATGAAATCTTTGCAATTTGATCAAAAAAACAAGCAAGCAGAAGAGATGCTGCCTATTTTTATTCAGCAAGTAATGAAAAAACCATTGGACGATAAAGAAAAGAAAGTGATCTCCCTTCTACAAAGATGGGACCATACCGATAGCAAAGACAGTGCTGCTCCATTAATCTTTCATATCTGGATGAGTAAATTTAGTGATGAGTTGTTTAAGGAAGAAATTAGTGAAGAGATGCTGAAGATGTTTGATGGTAGAGAACAAGTGGTGGACGAACTGATCAGAAAGGCGAACGCTGGGGATGCCGGTCCATGGATTAGAGAGAATGGTGGGTTAGAAAAAGTAACCCAACTCTCTTTTGAATCGATGATTACCTTTCTATCAGAAGAATTTGGGGAAGATCCATCGAAGTGGGAATGGGGAGACTTTCATAGGTTAACCTTTGAACATCCTCTTGCTGCGATCAAACCTTTACATCTTTTATTTAATCCTCCTACACAAAGTATGGGAGGAAGTAGAGTGACAGTTGGTGTAGCTGGATGGGACCGTGAGACGGGCAACATTACACACGGTGGAGCTTGGCGCATGGTCATCGATATGTCTGATACATCCAGATCATATCATGTAGTTGGGCCAGGTCAATCCGGCCATGTACTTAGCCCGTGGTATAAAGATCAGGTTGAAGATTGGGCAACAGGAAAGTATCACGAAACGGATCTAGATCAGAAAAAAAGGCCAAAGGATCAGCATCTCGTTTTGAAGCCAGAGTAG
- a CDS encoding VOC family protein, giving the protein MKLAFLFHPVKDLQESQQYYEGLGMTEAWREGNQVLGMSMKDCEVQLMIEEDEHDLGPGGVFLVDSVDDFYHEHEAKLNFVKIPCTIPPGRYAIYLDATGNPIRIIDSTNKD; this is encoded by the coding sequence ATGAAGCTCGCGTTCTTGTTTCACCCAGTAAAAGATTTACAAGAGTCACAGCAATATTATGAAGGGCTCGGCATGACAGAAGCATGGCGTGAAGGTAATCAAGTACTAGGGATGTCGATGAAGGATTGCGAAGTGCAGCTGATGATTGAAGAAGATGAGCATGATCTTGGTCCTGGAGGCGTGTTTTTGGTAGATAGTGTAGATGACTTTTATCATGAACATGAGGCTAAGTTGAACTTTGTTAAAATACCTTGTACGATACCTCCGGGAAGGTATGCCATCTACCTAGACGCGACAGGAAATCCTATCCGAATTATTGATTCAACGAATAAAGATTAG
- a CDS encoding HPr family phosphocarrier protein: protein MKTYFMVQKKIRPTWIHEMVVKANEFEQCQIFFECNKLRINAKSHLSMSLLNGMQGVCCVSATGEDSRGAVDALRSLGTGSLA, encoded by the coding sequence ATGAAAACTTATTTTATGGTACAAAAAAAAATCAGACCAACTTGGATTCATGAAATGGTAGTCAAAGCGAATGAGTTTGAACAATGCCAGATCTTTTTTGAATGCAATAAGTTAAGAATCAATGCTAAAAGTCACCTCAGTATGAGTCTTTTAAATGGCATGCAAGGGGTCTGTTGTGTTTCTGCAACTGGAGAAGATAGCAGAGGTGCAGTAGATGCATTACGCAGTTTAGGAACAGGTTCATTAGCATAA
- a CDS encoding YitT family protein, with protein sequence MMWLTFGALLQGLAMAVFLFPHHIPSGGVAGIAILNDYFFDVSLGLTLWTMNFGLLLLAINKLGKQTALWTIYCVAVTSIVVGWMSSHVTSPLNGTLIDVIYGAIIFGTGVGILFRFGASSGGMDIVALILANWTGKKPGSILFLINSFILLGTSLTLGLEIIIFAFICQWISTRLIDFVRTVSLKKTAKPFM encoded by the coding sequence ATGATGTGGTTAACGTTTGGTGCTTTACTGCAAGGACTCGCTATGGCAGTATTTCTTTTTCCTCACCATATCCCTTCTGGTGGTGTGGCGGGTATAGCTATACTAAATGACTATTTTTTCGATGTATCACTAGGTTTAACGTTATGGACGATGAACTTTGGATTATTATTGTTGGCGATAAACAAGCTTGGAAAACAAACCGCATTGTGGACCATCTATTGTGTGGCTGTTACTTCCATCGTGGTAGGTTGGATGTCTTCTCATGTTACAAGCCCCTTAAATGGTACACTTATTGATGTAATATACGGAGCGATTATTTTCGGAACAGGAGTGGGTATTCTCTTTCGATTCGGTGCTTCTTCAGGGGGGATGGATATCGTTGCCCTTATTCTTGCTAACTGGACAGGTAAAAAGCCAGGTAGCATACTCTTTTTGATCAACAGCTTTATATTATTAGGTACATCGTTAACTCTGGGTCTTGAAATTATTATATTCGCATTCATTTGCCAATGGATTAGCACAAGACTCATTGATTTTGTTAGGACGGTATCACTAAAGAAAACAGCAAAACCGTTTATGTAA
- a CDS encoding YjcZ family sporulation protein translates to MYANSPVNASLANAPVYGGGYGYCGGGGYGKSFAIIVVLFVLLIIVGCSWAYKGKDC, encoded by the coding sequence ATGTATGCAAATTCACCGGTAAATGCTTCACTTGCAAACGCACCAGTATATGGTGGCGGATATGGTTATTGTGGTGGCGGAGGTTATGGCAAGAGTTTTGCGATCATAGTAGTTCTATTTGTCCTTCTGATTATTGTTGGCTGTTCGTGGGCATATAAAGGCAAAGATTGCTAA
- a CDS encoding aspartyl-phosphate phosphatase Spo0E family protein, with the protein MEKKEWNNSLLMECIKEKKEKLVEVADRNGLTSNETVKCSQELDVLLNVYQRQFSF; encoded by the coding sequence GTGGAGAAAAAAGAATGGAATAACTCTCTTCTCATGGAATGTATAAAAGAAAAAAAAGAGAAGCTGGTTGAAGTTGCAGATCGCAATGGTTTAACCAGCAATGAAACGGTTAAATGCAGTCAAGAATTAGATGTATTGCTGAATGTGTATCAAAGACAATTTTCTTTTTAA